A stretch of DNA from Paenibacillus albus:
AAATGATCGCAATACCTGTTTTTACACTGTCGCTAATCTTGGCAAAGCTCTGTACATTTCCTTCGAATACGATATCTCCACTATAAGAGCCGTGCGGATATACGCCCGAGAGCACCTTCATCAGCGTCGATTTACCTGCACCGTTCTCGCCGACCAAGAAATGAATCTCACCCTTTTTCACTTTGAAGCTTACGTCGGAAAGAGCTTTTACGCCGGGAAATTCTTTGGAAATGCCTCTCATCTCTAATATATAGTCACTCATGTTCTCGCACTCCTTAACTAAATCATTCAGGCATGAACTTGGCATCGCTGTCATTAGGCATTCCTGAATGATTAATCGAAGAATAGTGATAGATGACCTATCACTATTCCCCGAAATGCCTTTTATGGATTACAGTCCTTGGAAGTCGCTAGCTTTGTAGTAGCCGGAATCAATCAGAGCCGATTTCACGTTGTCTTTGTCAACAACGATAACGTCTGTTTGTTTCGCTGGTACTTTGATCTTGCCGTTATCGTACTCGCCTGTTGTTTCAGGTGTTTTGTTGTCGAGGATCGAAAGCGCCATTCCCATTGCATCTTTAACGAGGTTACGAACATCTTTGAACACCGTCATGGATTGTTTGCCGTCGATTACGTATTGAACGGACGCTTGCTCAGCATCTTGACCAGAAACTACGAAGCTCTTGATGTCTTTATCGGAGCCGAATACGTCTGCGATCGAACGAGCTGTGCCATCATTAGGAGCAAGAATTGCTACGTCGCCTTTCATGTCAGCTGCTGCTGCAGTCAAGTGAGTTTGAGCTTTGTTCTTCGCTTCGTTTGCATCCCAGTTCGTTGTGATTTGACCGATGATTTTGCTCATTTGGTCGCGCTCCAGAGTTGCGTTGCCTTTCAGAGCTTCTGCTTCGCTGGAGTTCGCGATTTTGAACGTGCCGTCAGCGATTTTTGGTTGAAGCACTTGCCATGCGCCTTGGAAGAACAAGAACGCGTTGTTATCGGAAGCTGCGCCAGCGTACAGGTACAATGGCTCGCCGCTGCCTTTAGCATGGTCAACCAGGTATTGCGCTTGTGCTGCACCTACTGCTACGCTATCGAATGTAACGTAGTAGTCGACAGCATCTGTTTTCGTGATCAAACGGTCGTAGGAGATAACTTTAACGCCGGCTTTCTTCGCGGACTCAACAGCTGCTGCTGCTGCATCGCCATCTTGAGGACAGATAATCAATACTTGAATGCCTTTATTGATAAGCGTCTCAACGTTTTCTTTCTCTTTCGCCGAGGAACCTTGGCTGAACAAAATATCAGTTGTGTAATCCGTGCCCTTAAGCGCATCCTTGAAGCGCTGCTCATCTTGTACCCAACGCGGCTCATCCTTCGTCGGAAGTACGATACCTACGCTTACTTTGTTGTCTTTGCCGCAAGCCGCTACAACTGCCGCGAACAGCATAATGACGACTAGAAGTGCTACTGCTTTGAACCCTTTTTTCATGTTTGTTTCCCCTCTCGGTTTATCTAAAACGCTTACAAACCAACTATAGCACCGGTTAAACGCCATGAAAGCGCTATACAATAGCACTTTTTTCATACTATCTACACTATTTTGTGATTTCGGGACGAGCTCGTGCGGGTCAGTCGTCAATTTACAAAAGAAAAACGCTTCAGCTGTAAGCTGAAGCGTTGAATTATAAACTTCTATATTTGCTGAGGCTCTGAGAGTGCTGAATTTATACTCTGAAAGCCTCAAACCGCCGGTTTTCGGGCTGAGAGTTCGGGTTTGGTACTCTCAGCTCCGCCGGGATGCCGATCGAGGCTAGTTCCTTGAATGTGAGCGCTGAAGCATCTCACCGTTTCAGCTATTTCACATTCCTGTAAATATCTGATTTCTTATGGAAGCCATCGGCAATGATCGTCTCCTCCATATTGTTCGAATCGACAGCTATCGGTTCTAGTAGAATGGCTGGTACGTCAATCTTCTTGTTAAACACCTTCCTGTCGGTGATTACTTCCTCGCCCTTCGCCATCTTGACCGCCAGCTCTGCAGCCGCTTCCGCCAGCTTCGGGATCGGCTTGTAAACGGTCATCGTCTGCGTCCCCTCCACAATCCGCTGGGCTGCCGCAAGCTCAGCATCTTGCCCCGAAACCGGAATCTTGCCTGCCAGTGCATGGTCTGCAAGCGCGCCGATAACGCCACCTGCGGTGCCGTCATTAGCTGCAATGACCGCGTCAATATGGCCTTGATTCGCTCTCAGCGCAACCTCCATATTCGCTCTCGCATTCGACGGAATCCATTCCTTCGTGAACTGATCATAAACGATCTTAATGTCGCCTTTATCGACGAGGGGTTTGATGATGTTCATCTGGCCTTGTTTAAACATATGCGCGTTATTGTCCGTATCCGCGCCTTCAATCAAGACATAATTGCCTTTCGGCACTTGCTTCACGATCGCCTCGGCCTGCAATTCGCCGGCTTTCTCATTGTCGAAGGAAATGTACAGATCGACGTCGGAATCCAGAATGAGCCGGTCGTAGGAGATGACCTTGATGCCAGCTTGATGCGCCTTCGCTACAATAGCCGCACAGGCTTCGGCATTATGCGGTACGACGACTAGCACATCGACGCCGCTCGAGATCATGCTCTCCGCTTGGGCGATTTGCTTCGCGTCATCGCCGTTGGCCGCCCGTACATCGACCTTCGCGCCAAGCTCTTCAATGGCTACCTTGAACAAGTCGCGGTCCTTCACCCAGCGCTCTTCTTCAAGCGTATCTATTGAAAGCCCGATTACGAGCTGACCGTCGTCGCCGGAAGCTCTTGCGTGTTCTAGTCTCTCTGGCTGTTTCAGCGATTCGCCGATCTTCCCATTATCCGACTGCAGCAGCTTACAGGATGAAGGGAGCACAAGTGCCGCGATGATCATTGCTGCGCCAAGCATTTTATGGACTTTCGGTTTAGGCAACATGCATCATCGCTCCTTAGCTTTGCTTCTTCACGGACGGCCGCAGCAGCTGTTTCCGGTAATCGGTTGGCGTACTGCCGACGATCTTCCTGAATACACGACTGAAATAATTCGGGTCATTGTAGCCGATGTCAAACGTGATCTCCTTCAAGCTCTTATCCGTTTCCTGCATTAATTGCTTCGCAGTCTCCACACGACATTCAGTTAAATAATCAATATAGTTCATGCCAAAATATTCTTTAAACAATTTGCTTACGTAGAAAGGATTCCGGTCAACGTGTGCCGCAATGCGCTCAAGCGATAATTCCTCATGCGCGTGCTCCTTAATGTAGCGCTTCAACGTCAGCAAAAGATCGGACTCCATCTCGCCTTCCAGCGCAGCTGCTGTTTGAGCCAGCCGATTAAAGATGGTCCTCGTCTCGGCTTTCAGCAGCACATAGCTTGCCGATTGGTTCGGATAGTACGGTGTATCCACGCCGACGCTCATCTCATGAAGCATCCGGGTTACGATGATAAGCACCTCGAAGATGCGCTGCTGCGCCATGCTGAGCTGCTCACCTGCTCCTTCATAGGCATCAATCATTTGAATGGCCTGATCAGCCGCCGCTTCCCAATTTCCGCGACGGACTTCCTCGAGCACATTCTTCTCCATCTCGAGCGTGTCGATCCGGGCTGGAACACCTTCATGCTGCGGTAGGTCTTCGTACAACCGGAAACGTGAAGGCAAAGTGAGATCAACGGACGCGAGCAGCGCTTCGTGATAAGACTTGCGCATGGCATCGCCTATATCGATGCATAGTCCGCCAATTCCGGCGAAGGGCTCGAACTCGCTATGCCGCTGGACAAGCTGCACCAGCTTTCGGCCAATTCCAACCGCATGATTGCGATACGAAAGCTCGCCGGACATGAACACGATAATCGGCACTTGCTTGCCGGATAGCTTGCCGATCCAAAAATGAACCGTAGCATCGTTCAGCTGCGCGATGATCGTGCTGTATAGATTCTCAAGATCGCCTAAGGCGCCTTCTCCCTTCTTCGAATCCGAGAGCAGCAGGTTAACGACGAACCCGCCTTTTGATCCCGGCAAACCAAGCAGCGCGATATTCTCGCGAAGATGTACGGATTGAACATCATCGAACAAGAGCTGAGACACAATATCTGCCTCCACAATCGGCAGCATCTTTCGCAATCGCTCCGACTCCATCTGCAGGCGCTCCTGTTCCTTGCGCTCCGCCACAATCTCATCGACGACTTTGCCTATCGTTTCGAGAATAACCGCTTTCTTGCTTGGCTTGAGCAAATAATCGCTAACGCCAAGCTGCAGCGCTTGTCTGGCAAATTCAAACGTATCGAACGCAGTCACCATAATGAATTTGGTACGAATGCCTGCCGCTTTAATCCCTTGAATGGCCTCGAGACCGCTTAGTCCCGGCATTTTGATGTCCATAGTAATGAGGTCTGGCTTCAGCAGCTTCGTCTGCTCAATGGCTTCCCTGCCGTTGACTGCCTGCCCGACGACCTCAACCTCCGTGAACCCTTCCGAAATTATCTTTTGCAGCGCTATCCGTTCAATCGGCTCGTCATCTACAATCAGTACGCGTATCATTGTTGTTTCCCCCTCGGAAGCGTAAGCGTAATACATGTACCTTCGCCGATTTTCGACTCTATAGAAATAATATCCTCGACTCCGTAGAACAATTGAAGCCGGTGCAGGACGTTGCGAATGCCGATACCTGTTGAATGGCCTTTATAAGTGGAGCTCTCCGCTTCCGACAAAAGCTTCTCGATTTGCTCCAGACTCATGCCTTGTCCGGTATCTTCAACTTGAACGATGACATGATCCTCCTCTTGCTTCACGCGCAGCGTTAACGTCCCACCATGCTCAGACGGTTCGATCGCATAAATAAAGACGTTCTCCGCCAATGGTTGTAATATTAAGATTGGCACCTCGATATCAAGCGCTTCCTCGTCAATCTCGCGAATAACCGTCATCCTATCATCGAATCGAGCTTTCTGGATGGTCAAATACTCCTCCAGCACTTCAACCTCATCGCGCAAGGACACACGGCTGTCCATTCGGCGCAAATTGTAACGAAGCATGCCAGCAACCGAGCTAATTAGCTCACTCGTCTTGTCCGCGCCAGCCAAAAAGGCTTCCTTCGAAAGCATATTCAGCGTATTGAACAGAAAATGAGGATTAATCTGGCTCTGCAAGCTCTTCAATTCACTTTCTTTGAGCATCAGCTTATGCTTGTGCAGGTCATATTCCAGCTGCGCCTTGCTCTGAATTTCATCGAATAGATTACCGATGTTCAGCCGCATGTTGTCGAGTGTCCTCGCGAGAAAAGCCATATCGTCGTTATTGCTGATTTCGATCGGCTTATGAAAGTTACCGCGCGAAAGCTCGCGCGACGCCTGCGTTAGCTTAAGAATAGGCTGGGTAACGCTGTTCACGAATCGGAACGAGAAAAGCAGCAGCAAGAGCGATACCAGAGCGAGCGTCCAGAAACCCATTCGGAACAAATCATTGCTTCGTTTGATGATTTTGCGATAGAACGCATCATACGTCTTCTGTTCGCCGCTGATCAGCGTCAGCGTAGTCTCGGAAATATATTTGGTAATGTTCGATGCTTCATCGAATTTTTTAGCAACCGAGTCTTCATCATTGTCCTTCTGGAACCGAACGACGAGATCCATCGCTTCAGACTGGCTCTCAATCATATTTTGAAAGTTGTCCAGCTGCATCTCATTGTTCGGATTGCGAAGCCAGCTCAGCTCGGATTTGGTATGAAACAGCATATTATTATCATTCACATACTGTTTAAGATTGGCCTCTGTCGGCGTAATACGATAATTGTTCAAGGAAGTCAGTGTCTGCTGGCTCTGCTGAGATGCTTGATTCATGAGCAGGTAGCGCTGCAGAATCTGGTTGTACTGCTCAACCGTCTTCTGATTGAATGCACTCATAGACAGCCAAATAAGCGCCATAATGATCCAGATGAGAATCGACAAAAGCATCATTTTGCTGCGGATGGTCTTCATCGCTATTTGCCGCCCCCTTCATCTGCCGTATCCACGACGCTGATCGGAGTAAAATAACTGTTATGAAGCGGAAGTTGATCGCTGTCGAGCCATCGTTTTACGAGATCAACGCTCATTTTGCCCATTTCCTCATAATGCTGTGACAAGCCGGATTCAACGACATTATCCTGGATCAGCTTCATCGTCTGAGGGGAATCGTCGAACATAAATACTTGATAGTGGCTCGACCGCGATCGAGTCCCCCCTGCTTGCACGATGCTTCTGCCGGACTCCGTTGGCAAACCGATAAATGCTTTTGCAGCCGGAAAATGATTCAGAATATCAAAGGTTTGCGTATTCGCAGGCGCATTCTCATTCTCATTGTCCTTCGAAGCGGTAACGAGCTTGATGTCCGGATAGTTCCTCAGCACTTCATGTAATCCTTGCTGCCGCAGCTTATCCGTGTCCGACGCTTCCGTGTTCGTAATGACGCCTACCGTGCCTTGTCCACCAAGCTTTTGCGCGATATGCTTCCCCATCAGAATGCCTTCTTGATAATGGTCTGAGCCGACATACGACTTGCGCAGACTGCCCGGTGAATCTGAATTAATGGTCACGACCGGAATTCCCCTGAATATCGCCTTATTAACAATTTGAACAAAATCAGGCCGGTCAACGCCTTCGATAATGATGCCATCAACTTTGGAAGCGATTGCAATATCGACCTGCTTAATAAGCTCTTCCACATTCGAGCGGTAGACTCCCCAGAATTCGATTGCCATGCCGTGCGATGCCGCCGCGTCCCGCGCCCCGCGCTGAATCTCGTTCATCATGTAGCTGCCCTGCTCCTGAGAAATAATGACGATATGAGGCTTGGATGACGTTGATACGGGCTCCGCAACGTTCGACATGCCAAGGTCATTGGAATATAGCGTAAACATGGAATAGAGCGTAACGGCCAAAGCGGCCAAGCTAATTCCGATGATGGAATAGAAAACGGGCTTCTTCATATTGGCTCCCTCAGCTTACTCGATTTTCACGTCATTCTACCATGATTATATCGTT
This window harbors:
- a CDS encoding sugar ABC transporter substrate-binding protein — encoded protein: MKKGFKAVALLVVIMLFAAVVAACGKDNKVSVGIVLPTKDEPRWVQDEQRFKDALKGTDYTTDILFSQGSSAKEKENVETLINKGIQVLIICPQDGDAAAAAVESAKKAGVKVISYDRLITKTDAVDYYVTFDSVAVGAAQAQYLVDHAKGSGEPLYLYAGAASDNNAFLFFQGAWQVLQPKIADGTFKIANSSEAEALKGNATLERDQMSKIIGQITTNWDANEAKNKAQTHLTAAAADMKGDVAILAPNDGTARSIADVFGSDKDIKSFVVSGQDAEQASVQYVIDGKQSMTVFKDVRNLVKDAMGMALSILDNKTPETTGEYDNGKIKVPAKQTDVIVVDKDNVKSALIDSGYYKASDFQGL
- the xylF gene encoding D-xylose ABC transporter substrate-binding protein, yielding MLPKPKVHKMLGAAMIIAALVLPSSCKLLQSDNGKIGESLKQPERLEHARASGDDGQLVIGLSIDTLEEERWVKDRDLFKVAIEELGAKVDVRAANGDDAKQIAQAESMISSGVDVLVVVPHNAEACAAIVAKAHQAGIKVISYDRLILDSDVDLYISFDNEKAGELQAEAIVKQVPKGNYVLIEGADTDNNAHMFKQGQMNIIKPLVDKGDIKIVYDQFTKEWIPSNARANMEVALRANQGHIDAVIAANDGTAGGVIGALADHALAGKIPVSGQDAELAAAQRIVEGTQTMTVYKPIPKLAEAAAELAVKMAKGEEVITDRKVFNKKIDVPAILLEPIAVDSNNMEETIIADGFHKKSDIYRNVK
- a CDS encoding response regulator transcription factor gives rise to the protein MIRVLIVDDEPIERIALQKIISEGFTEVEVVGQAVNGREAIEQTKLLKPDLITMDIKMPGLSGLEAIQGIKAAGIRTKFIMVTAFDTFEFARQALQLGVSDYLLKPSKKAVILETIGKVVDEIVAERKEQERLQMESERLRKMLPIVEADIVSQLLFDDVQSVHLRENIALLGLPGSKGGFVVNLLLSDSKKGEGALGDLENLYSTIIAQLNDATVHFWIGKLSGKQVPIIVFMSGELSYRNHAVGIGRKLVQLVQRHSEFEPFAGIGGLCIDIGDAMRKSYHEALLASVDLTLPSRFRLYEDLPQHEGVPARIDTLEMEKNVLEEVRRGNWEAAADQAIQMIDAYEGAGEQLSMAQQRIFEVLIIVTRMLHEMSVGVDTPYYPNQSASYVLLKAETRTIFNRLAQTAAALEGEMESDLLLTLKRYIKEHAHEELSLERIAAHVDRNPFYVSKLFKEYFGMNYIDYLTECRVETAKQLMQETDKSLKEITFDIGYNDPNYFSRVFRKIVGSTPTDYRKQLLRPSVKKQS
- a CDS encoding sensor histidine kinase; translation: MKTIRSKMMLLSILIWIIMALIWLSMSAFNQKTVEQYNQILQRYLLMNQASQQSQQTLTSLNNYRITPTEANLKQYVNDNNMLFHTKSELSWLRNPNNEMQLDNFQNMIESQSEAMDLVVRFQKDNDEDSVAKKFDEASNITKYISETTLTLISGEQKTYDAFYRKIIKRSNDLFRMGFWTLALVSLLLLLFSFRFVNSVTQPILKLTQASRELSRGNFHKPIEISNNDDMAFLARTLDNMRLNIGNLFDEIQSKAQLEYDLHKHKLMLKESELKSLQSQINPHFLFNTLNMLSKEAFLAGADKTSELISSVAGMLRYNLRRMDSRVSLRDEVEVLEEYLTIQKARFDDRMTVIREIDEEALDIEVPILILQPLAENVFIYAIEPSEHGGTLTLRVKQEEDHVIVQVEDTGQGMSLEQIEKLLSEAESSTYKGHSTGIGIRNVLHRLQLFYGVEDIISIESKIGEGTCITLTLPRGKQQ
- a CDS encoding substrate-binding domain-containing protein — encoded protein: MKKPVFYSIIGISLAALAVTLYSMFTLYSNDLGMSNVAEPVSTSSKPHIVIISQEQGSYMMNEIQRGARDAAASHGMAIEFWGVYRSNVEELIKQVDIAIASKVDGIIIEGVDRPDFVQIVNKAIFRGIPVVTINSDSPGSLRKSYVGSDHYQEGILMGKHIAQKLGGQGTVGVITNTEASDTDKLRQQGLHEVLRNYPDIKLVTASKDNENENAPANTQTFDILNHFPAAKAFIGLPTESGRSIVQAGGTRSRSSHYQVFMFDDSPQTMKLIQDNVVESGLSQHYEEMGKMSVDLVKRWLDSDQLPLHNSYFTPISVVDTADEGGGK